One Cellulomonas sp. Y8 DNA segment encodes these proteins:
- a CDS encoding glycoside hydrolase family 15 protein, producing the protein MTDRAVVTDPTPGTGPAPTTPTPIGEYAVLGDGRTAALVSRTGSVDWLCPPRFDSPACFAALLGGPEHGRWLLTAPDATRVTRRYLDDSFVLETTFETPTGTAVLLDAMPLGDGRCDLVRRVTVTRGSVRLRHEWVVRFGYGAVVPWVHRVTDPDGAEVIRAVAGPDSLVLRGDRLPRPGGGPHRGHADEFTLAEGGSVGLSLTWVPSWKPVPRAPRLAHRVEATEHQWAHWARSARYRGTYRDAVVRSLLVLRLLTDSETGGIVAAATTSLPEDPGGERNWDYRYCWLRDAAMTLEALLEHGYRHEAQAWRQWLLRAVAGDPAQVQIMYGVDGSRELTERTLDHLPGYAGSRPVRVGNAAVGQVQNDVLGEVMAALHLARTSGVTEGDDSWSLQSHLVEHLCRTWRRPDSGIWEVRGDPRHFTHSKVMAWVALDRAVRAVEEQGLPGPVERWRRERDAVHADVLAHAWDAERNTFVQHYGATHTDAALLQLVLVGFLPADDPRLVGTVAAVRAELEVAPGLLLRYRTDRTDDGLRGSEHPFLACSGWLADALARQGDVDGATAVLDVLDGLRTDVGLLAEEYDPATGRMIGNVPQALSHLALVRAVHSHDEALGRGGAPEPRGEAVGRP; encoded by the coding sequence GTGACCGACCGCGCCGTCGTGACGGACCCCACCCCCGGGACGGGCCCCGCGCCCACGACCCCGACGCCCATCGGCGAGTACGCCGTGCTCGGCGACGGCCGGACCGCCGCCCTCGTGTCGCGCACCGGCTCGGTCGACTGGCTGTGCCCGCCACGCTTCGACTCCCCCGCGTGCTTCGCCGCGCTCCTCGGCGGCCCGGAGCACGGCCGCTGGCTGCTGACCGCGCCCGACGCCACCCGCGTCACGCGCCGGTACCTCGACGACTCGTTCGTGCTCGAGACGACGTTCGAGACGCCCACCGGGACGGCCGTGCTGCTCGACGCCATGCCGCTCGGCGACGGCCGGTGCGACCTCGTCCGGCGGGTCACGGTCACCCGCGGGTCCGTGCGGCTGCGGCACGAGTGGGTCGTGCGGTTCGGCTACGGCGCCGTGGTGCCCTGGGTGCACCGCGTGACCGACCCCGACGGCGCCGAGGTCATCCGCGCCGTCGCCGGTCCGGACAGCCTCGTGCTGCGCGGCGACCGGCTCCCCCGCCCCGGCGGTGGTCCCCACCGCGGGCACGCCGACGAGTTCACGCTCGCGGAGGGCGGGAGCGTCGGCCTCTCCCTCACCTGGGTGCCGTCCTGGAAGCCCGTGCCCCGCGCGCCCCGGCTCGCGCACCGCGTCGAGGCGACCGAGCACCAGTGGGCGCACTGGGCCCGGTCGGCCCGGTACCGCGGCACCTACCGGGACGCCGTCGTCCGGTCCCTGCTCGTGCTCCGGCTGCTCACCGACTCCGAGACCGGGGGCATCGTCGCGGCAGCGACAACCTCGCTCCCCGAGGACCCGGGCGGCGAGCGGAACTGGGACTACCGGTACTGCTGGCTCCGGGACGCCGCCATGACCCTCGAGGCCCTGCTGGAGCACGGCTACCGGCACGAGGCCCAGGCCTGGCGCCAGTGGCTGCTCCGCGCCGTCGCCGGCGACCCCGCGCAGGTGCAGATCATGTACGGCGTCGACGGCTCGCGGGAGCTCACCGAGCGCACCCTCGACCACCTGCCCGGCTACGCCGGCTCGCGGCCCGTCCGCGTGGGCAACGCCGCCGTCGGGCAGGTGCAGAACGACGTCCTCGGGGAGGTCATGGCGGCGCTCCACCTCGCCCGGACCTCGGGCGTGACCGAGGGCGACGACTCCTGGTCGCTGCAGTCCCACCTGGTCGAGCACCTCTGCCGGACGTGGCGCCGTCCCGACAGCGGGATCTGGGAAGTGCGCGGCGACCCCCGGCACTTCACGCACTCCAAGGTGATGGCCTGGGTCGCGCTCGACCGGGCGGTCCGCGCCGTCGAGGAGCAGGGCCTGCCCGGCCCCGTCGAGCGGTGGCGCCGGGAGCGGGACGCCGTGCACGCCGACGTCCTCGCGCACGCCTGGGACGCGGAGCGGAACACCTTCGTGCAGCACTACGGCGCCACCCACACCGACGCGGCCCTGCTCCAGCTCGTCCTCGTGGGCTTCCTGCCTGCCGACGACCCTCGGCTCGTCGGCACCGTGGCCGCTGTGCGGGCCGAGCTCGAGGTCGCACCCGGCCTGCTGCTGCGGTACCGCACCGACCGCACCGACGACGGGCTGCGCGGCTCCGAGCACCCGTTCCTCGCGTGCTCGGGCTGGCTCGCCGACGCGCTCGCCCGGCAGGGCGACGTCGACGGGGCCACCGCCGTCCTCGACGTCCTCGACGGCCTGCGCACCGACGTCGGGCTGCTCGCCGAGGAGTACGACCCCGCGACCGGGCGGATGATCGGCAACGTGCCGCAGGCGCTGTCGCACCTGGCCCTCGTGCGGGCGGTGCACAGCCACGACGAGGCGCTCGGCCGCGGCGGGGCGCCGGAGCCGCGGGGCGAGGCGGTGGGGCGGCCGTGA
- the uvrA gene encoding excinuclease ABC subunit UvrA — MLRVNDRLVVQGAREHNLRNVDLDLPRDRLIVFTGLSGSGKSSLAFDTIFAEGQRRYVESLSAYARQFLGQMDKPDVDFIEGLSPAVSIDQKSTNRNPRSTVGTITEVYDYLRLLFARAGTQHCPVCGERVTAQTPQQIVDRLLELPEGTRYQVLAPVVRGRKGEYADLFKELQAKGFARARVDGEVVQLAEPPTLEKKLKHDIEVVVDRLVSREGVQRRLTDSVETALGLAGGLLVVDMVDLDADDPERERRFSENRACPNDHQLTLEEIEPRTFSFNAPYGACPECTGIGSRLEVDPELVVPDDDLSLRDGAVAPWAQISSEYFERVLTALADDLGFSMDQPWRALPERAKKAVLFGENHKVHVKYKNRWGRERQYSTGFEGVVTFLERRHGETESEWSKEKYEAYMREVPCPVCEGTRLKPEVLAVRVGGKSIAAVCALPIREAKEFLDGLELGVRERQIAEQVLKEIQARLGFLLDVGLDYLSLMRAAATLSGGEAQRIRLATQIGSGLVGVLYVLDEPSIGLHQRDNRRLIDTLTRLRDLGNTLIVVEHDEDTIRTADWIVDVGPGAGEHGGNVVHSGDLAGLLASRESMTGAYLSGRRSIPMPAQRRKVDKKRQVTVHGAREHNLKNVDVSFPLGTFTAVTGVSGSGKSTLVNSILYTVMANELNGARRVAGRHKRVSGLDQLDKVVHVDQGPIGRTPRSNPATYTGVWDRIRKLFAETTEAKVRGYTAGRFSFNVKGGRCEACSGDGTLKIEMNFLPDVYVPCEVCHGARYNRETLEVHFKGKTVADVLDMPIEEAAEFFAAVPAIARHLTTLVDVGLGYVRLGQPAPTLSGGEAQRVKLATELQRRSTGRTVYVLDEPTTGLHFEDIRKLLGVLQGLVDKGNSVIVIEHNLDVIKNADWIIDMGPEGGSGGGTVVAQGTPEQVARVAASHTGTFLAEVLDEPAAERASA, encoded by the coding sequence ATGCTGCGCGTGAATGATCGTCTGGTGGTCCAGGGGGCCCGCGAGCACAACCTGCGCAACGTCGACCTGGACCTCCCGCGCGACAGGCTCATCGTGTTCACGGGCCTGTCCGGGTCCGGGAAGTCGTCGCTGGCCTTCGACACCATCTTCGCCGAGGGGCAGCGCCGCTACGTCGAGTCGCTGTCCGCGTACGCGCGCCAGTTCCTCGGCCAGATGGACAAGCCCGACGTCGACTTCATCGAGGGGCTGTCGCCCGCGGTGTCGATCGACCAGAAGTCGACCAACCGCAACCCGCGGTCGACCGTCGGCACGATCACCGAGGTCTACGACTACCTGCGCCTCCTGTTCGCCCGCGCCGGCACGCAGCACTGCCCGGTGTGCGGGGAGCGCGTGACCGCGCAGACGCCGCAGCAGATCGTCGACCGGCTGCTGGAGCTGCCCGAGGGCACCCGCTACCAGGTGCTCGCGCCGGTGGTGCGCGGCCGCAAGGGCGAGTACGCCGATCTGTTCAAGGAGCTGCAGGCCAAGGGCTTCGCCCGCGCCCGCGTGGACGGCGAGGTCGTGCAGCTCGCCGAGCCGCCGACGCTGGAGAAGAAGCTCAAGCACGACATCGAGGTCGTCGTCGACCGCCTCGTGTCGCGCGAGGGCGTCCAGCGCCGCCTGACCGACTCGGTGGAGACCGCGCTCGGCCTCGCCGGCGGCCTGCTGGTCGTCGACATGGTCGACCTCGACGCGGACGACCCGGAGCGGGAGCGCCGGTTCTCCGAGAACCGCGCGTGCCCGAACGACCACCAGCTCACGCTGGAGGAGATCGAGCCCCGGACGTTCTCGTTCAACGCGCCGTACGGCGCGTGCCCGGAGTGCACCGGCATCGGCTCGCGCCTCGAGGTCGACCCCGAGCTGGTCGTCCCGGACGACGACCTGTCGCTGCGCGACGGCGCGGTGGCCCCGTGGGCGCAGATCTCGTCGGAGTACTTCGAGCGGGTGCTGACCGCGCTGGCCGACGACCTCGGGTTCTCGATGGACCAGCCGTGGCGGGCGCTGCCGGAGCGCGCCAAGAAGGCCGTGCTGTTCGGCGAGAACCACAAGGTGCACGTCAAGTACAAGAACCGCTGGGGCCGTGAGCGCCAGTACTCCACGGGCTTCGAGGGCGTGGTGACGTTCCTGGAGCGCCGCCACGGCGAGACCGAGTCCGAGTGGAGCAAGGAGAAGTACGAGGCCTACATGCGGGAGGTGCCGTGCCCCGTGTGCGAGGGGACGCGGCTCAAGCCCGAGGTGCTGGCCGTGCGGGTCGGCGGCAAGTCCATCGCCGCGGTGTGCGCGCTGCCCATCCGCGAGGCCAAGGAGTTCCTCGACGGCCTCGAGCTCGGCGTGCGCGAGCGGCAGATCGCCGAGCAGGTGCTCAAGGAGATCCAGGCCCGGCTCGGCTTCCTGCTCGACGTCGGCCTCGACTACCTGTCGCTCATGCGCGCCGCGGCGACGCTCTCCGGCGGCGAGGCCCAGCGCATCCGGCTCGCGACCCAGATCGGGTCCGGCCTGGTGGGTGTGCTGTACGTGCTGGACGAGCCGTCGATCGGCCTGCACCAGCGGGACAACCGCCGCCTCATCGACACGCTGACCCGGCTGCGCGACCTCGGCAACACGCTGATCGTGGTCGAGCACGACGAGGACACCATCCGCACCGCGGACTGGATCGTCGACGTGGGCCCCGGAGCGGGCGAGCACGGCGGCAACGTGGTGCACTCCGGCGACCTCGCGGGCCTGCTGGCGTCGCGCGAGTCGATGACCGGCGCGTACCTGTCCGGCCGCCGCTCGATCCCCATGCCCGCGCAGCGGCGCAAGGTTGACAAGAAGCGCCAGGTCACGGTGCACGGCGCGCGCGAGCACAACCTCAAGAACGTCGACGTGTCGTTCCCGCTCGGGACGTTCACGGCCGTGACCGGCGTGTCCGGCTCCGGCAAGTCGACGCTGGTGAACTCGATCCTCTACACGGTCATGGCGAACGAGCTGAACGGCGCCCGCCGGGTGGCCGGTCGGCACAAGCGGGTCAGCGGACTGGACCAGCTCGACAAGGTCGTGCACGTCGACCAGGGCCCGATCGGCCGCACCCCGCGGTCGAACCCGGCCACCTACACCGGCGTCTGGGACCGGATCCGCAAGCTGTTCGCCGAGACGACCGAGGCGAAGGTCCGCGGCTACACCGCCGGGCGGTTCTCGTTCAACGTCAAGGGCGGCCGCTGCGAGGCCTGCTCCGGCGACGGCACGCTGAAGATCGAGATGAACTTCCTGCCCGACGTGTACGTGCCCTGCGAGGTCTGCCACGGCGCGCGGTACAACCGCGAGACGCTCGAGGTGCACTTCAAGGGCAAGACGGTCGCGGACGTGCTGGACATGCCGATCGAGGAGGCCGCGGAGTTCTTCGCCGCGGTGCCCGCGATCGCCCGGCACCTCACCACGCTCGTCGACGTCGGCCTCGGCTACGTCCGGCTCGGCCAGCCCGCCCCGACGCTGTCCGGCGGCGAGGCGCAGCGCGTCAAGCTCGCGACCGAGCTGCAGCGCCGGTCCACCGGCCGCACGGTCTACGTGCTCGACGAGCCGACCACCGGCCTGCACTTCGAGGACATCCGCAAGCTCCTCGGCGTGCTGCAGGGCCTGGTCGACAAGGGCAACAGCGTGATCGTCATCGAGCACAACCTCGACGTGATCAAGAACGCCGACTGGATCATCGACATGGGTCCCGAGGGCGGCTCGGGCGGCGGCACGGTCGTCGCGCAGGGCACGCCGGAGCAGGTCGCGCGGGTCGCGGCCAGCCACACCGGGACGTTCCTGGCGGAGGTGCTGGACGAGCCGGCGGCGGAGCGCGCGAGCGCCTGA
- a CDS encoding OsmC family protein, whose protein sequence is MGLLHEYAADVVWTGAGATGTTGYAAYSRDHEVRVAGKPTVLASADPAFRGDPARHNPEELLVAALAECHMLWFLHFAATSGVAVVGYTDRAGGTMRVEAAGHGQFTQVVLRPQVTVRPGGSAATDGAALDAQLADLHRRAHEHCFIARSVTFPVLTEPAPAVLETAGAGSAG, encoded by the coding sequence ATGGGACTGCTGCACGAGTACGCCGCCGACGTCGTCTGGACGGGCGCGGGCGCCACGGGCACCACCGGGTACGCGGCGTACAGCCGCGACCACGAGGTGCGGGTCGCGGGGAAGCCGACCGTGCTCGCGTCGGCCGACCCGGCGTTCCGGGGCGACCCGGCGCGGCACAACCCCGAGGAGCTGCTCGTCGCCGCGCTGGCCGAGTGCCACATGCTCTGGTTCCTCCACTTCGCCGCCACGTCGGGCGTGGCGGTCGTCGGCTACACGGACCGGGCCGGCGGGACCATGCGGGTCGAGGCGGCCGGCCACGGCCAGTTCACCCAGGTCGTGCTGCGGCCGCAGGTGACCGTCCGGCCGGGCGGGTCCGCCGCGACCGACGGCGCCGCGCTCGACGCGCAGCTGGCCGACCTGCACCGGCGTGCGCACGAGCACTGCTTCATCGCCCGGTCGGTGACGTTCCCGGTGCTGACCGAGCCGGCGCCGGCGGTCCTGGAGACCGCGGGCGCCGGCTCGGCGGGCTGA
- the uvrC gene encoding excinuclease ABC subunit UvrC yields MADPATYRPAPGEIPDQPGVYRFRDKDGRVVYVGKAKSLRSRLNSYFQDVAGLHPRTQQMVTTAASVQWTVVGTEVEALALEYSWIKEFDPRFNVKYRDDKSYPYLAVTLADQFPRVQVMRGAKRPGTRYFGPYAHAWAIRETVDLLLRVFPVRTCSAGVFKRAKQQGRPCLLGYIDKCSAPCVGKISQEDHHVLAEEFADFMAGDTARFTRRLTQRMQEASAELDFERAARLRDDIGALKRATEKNAVVLQDGTDADIFALAGDELEAAVQVFHVRDGRIRGQRGWVVEKVEDVTDAQLVEHLLQQVYGDTPAGDDGAAAQGAVAGSVPREVLVPVLPDDLDQVQAWLSGLRGSRVQVRVPQRGDKHELAETVRKNAEHALALHRTRRAGDLTTRSQALQEIQEALGLDSAPLRIECYDVSHNQGTYQVASMVVFEDGLARKSEYRTFGIRGPEGTGARDDTAAMHEVITRRFRRYLAEREQAGDLELGLGEDQLAEALADADAGPVRSGPIDESTGRPQRFAYPPNLVVVDGGPPQVAAAAAALAELGIDDVALCGLAKRLEEVWLPGEDYPVILQRSSEGLYLLQRVRDEAHRFAITAHRKKRSKGMTVSALDTVPGLGPARSAALLKHFGSLKRLKAASAEEIATVPGMGARTAAAVVAALAGGTEPTGVPAPATGARARDADPAAPATDVPARAADPAAPTADAPGMLGS; encoded by the coding sequence ATGGCTGACCCCGCCACCTACCGCCCCGCCCCGGGGGAGATCCCCGACCAGCCCGGCGTCTACCGGTTCCGCGACAAGGACGGCCGGGTCGTCTACGTCGGGAAGGCGAAGAGCCTGCGGTCCCGGCTGAACTCGTACTTCCAGGACGTCGCCGGCCTGCACCCGCGCACGCAGCAGATGGTCACGACGGCGGCTTCGGTGCAGTGGACGGTCGTCGGGACCGAGGTCGAGGCCCTGGCGCTGGAGTACTCCTGGATCAAGGAGTTCGACCCGCGGTTCAACGTGAAGTACCGCGACGACAAGTCGTACCCGTACCTGGCCGTGACGCTGGCCGACCAGTTCCCGCGCGTGCAGGTCATGCGCGGCGCGAAGCGGCCCGGCACCCGGTACTTCGGCCCGTACGCGCACGCGTGGGCGATCCGGGAGACCGTGGACCTGCTGCTCCGGGTGTTCCCGGTGCGCACCTGCTCGGCGGGGGTGTTCAAGCGCGCCAAGCAGCAGGGCCGGCCCTGCCTGCTCGGGTACATCGACAAGTGCTCGGCGCCGTGCGTCGGGAAGATCTCGCAGGAGGACCACCACGTCCTGGCCGAGGAGTTCGCCGACTTCATGGCGGGGGACACGGCCCGGTTCACCAGGCGGCTGACCCAGCGCATGCAGGAGGCGTCGGCGGAGCTCGACTTCGAGCGCGCGGCGCGGCTCCGCGACGACATCGGCGCCCTCAAGCGCGCCACCGAGAAGAACGCCGTGGTGCTGCAGGACGGCACGGACGCGGACATCTTCGCCCTCGCCGGCGACGAGCTCGAGGCCGCCGTCCAGGTGTTCCACGTGCGCGACGGCCGGATCCGCGGCCAGCGCGGCTGGGTCGTCGAGAAGGTCGAGGACGTGACGGACGCGCAGCTCGTCGAGCACCTGCTCCAGCAGGTGTACGGCGACACGCCCGCCGGCGACGACGGCGCGGCGGCGCAGGGCGCGGTCGCGGGCTCGGTGCCGCGCGAGGTGCTGGTCCCGGTGCTGCCGGACGACCTCGACCAGGTGCAGGCCTGGCTGTCCGGCCTGCGCGGCAGCCGGGTGCAGGTGCGGGTTCCGCAGCGGGGCGACAAGCACGAGCTGGCCGAGACGGTCCGGAAGAACGCCGAGCACGCGCTCGCGCTGCACCGCACCCGCCGGGCCGGCGACCTGACGACCCGCAGCCAGGCGCTGCAGGAGATCCAGGAGGCGCTGGGGCTCGACTCCGCGCCGCTGCGCATCGAGTGCTACGACGTCTCGCACAACCAGGGGACGTACCAGGTGGCGTCGATGGTGGTGTTCGAGGACGGCCTGGCCCGCAAGAGCGAGTACCGGACGTTCGGCATCCGCGGCCCGGAGGGCACGGGCGCGCGCGACGACACCGCGGCCATGCACGAGGTCATCACCCGCCGGTTCCGCCGGTACCTCGCCGAGCGCGAGCAGGCGGGCGACCTGGAGCTCGGCCTGGGGGAGGACCAGCTGGCCGAGGCGCTGGCGGACGCCGACGCCGGGCCGGTGCGGTCCGGCCCGATCGACGAGTCCACCGGGCGCCCGCAGCGGTTCGCCTACCCGCCCAACCTGGTCGTGGTCGACGGCGGCCCGCCGCAGGTCGCGGCCGCGGCGGCGGCGCTGGCGGAGCTCGGGATCGACGACGTCGCGCTGTGCGGCCTGGCGAAGCGGCTCGAGGAGGTGTGGCTGCCGGGGGAGGACTACCCGGTGATCCTGCAGCGCTCCTCGGAGGGCCTGTACCTGCTGCAGCGCGTCCGCGACGAGGCGCACCGGTTCGCGATCACCGCCCACCGCAAGAAGCGCAGCAAGGGGATGACGGTCTCGGCGCTCGACACCGTCCCGGGGCTCGGCCCCGCGCGGTCGGCCGCGCTGCTCAAGCACTTCGGCTCGCTCAAGCGGCTGAAGGCCGCCTCGGCGGAGGAGATCGCGACGGTGCCCGGCATGGGCGCGCGGACGGCGGCGGCGGTGGTGGCGGCGCTGGCCGGGGGCACCGAGCCCACCGGCGTCCCGGCGCCGGCCACCGGCGCGCGGGCCCGGGACGCCGACCCGGCCGCCCCGGCCACGGACGTGCCGGCCCGGGCCGCCGACCCGGCGGCGCCGACCGCCGACGCGCCTGGCATGCTGGGGTCATGA
- the rapZ gene encoding RNase adapter RapZ: MSDETSPITVPHGIPAIEAATAAPRVRQPHVLIITGMSGAGRTRAGAVLEDMGWYVVDNLPAQMLTHLVGMLTHGGPPSADLRIAAVVDVRGREFFADLLAVLAQLRESGIDYRILFLDASDEVLVRRYEQVRRPHPLQGEGRILDGITTERSLLSDIRERADVLIDSSETNVHELGRIVRAAVSSEQEEDALRVNVLSFGFKYGIPLDADHVVDVRFLANPYWITELRHMSGRDAPVRDYVLGLPGAVDFVDRYVDALEPVLAGYLAEEKRYVTIAVGCTGGKHRSVAISEAIAERLRSRGQRVTVAARDLGKE, from the coding sequence ATGAGCGACGAGACCTCGCCGATCACGGTCCCCCACGGCATCCCCGCGATCGAGGCCGCCACCGCGGCGCCCCGGGTCCGGCAGCCCCACGTCCTGATCATCACCGGCATGTCCGGCGCGGGCCGCACCCGCGCCGGCGCGGTGCTCGAGGACATGGGCTGGTACGTCGTCGACAACCTGCCCGCGCAGATGCTCACGCACCTCGTCGGCATGCTGACCCACGGCGGGCCGCCGAGCGCGGACCTGCGGATCGCGGCGGTCGTCGACGTCCGCGGGCGCGAGTTCTTCGCCGACCTCCTCGCGGTGCTCGCGCAGCTCCGCGAGTCGGGCATCGACTACCGGATCCTGTTCCTCGACGCCTCGGACGAGGTGCTGGTGCGCCGGTACGAGCAGGTGCGTCGCCCGCACCCGCTGCAGGGCGAGGGCCGGATCCTCGACGGCATCACGACGGAGCGCAGCCTGCTCTCGGACATCCGGGAGCGCGCGGACGTGCTGATCGACTCCTCGGAGACGAACGTGCACGAGCTCGGCCGGATCGTGCGCGCGGCGGTGTCCTCGGAGCAGGAGGAGGACGCGCTGCGGGTCAACGTGCTCTCGTTCGGCTTCAAGTACGGCATCCCGCTCGACGCGGACCACGTGGTCGACGTCCGGTTCCTGGCCAACCCGTACTGGATCACCGAGCTCCGGCACATGTCGGGCCGGGACGCGCCCGTGCGCGACTACGTCCTCGGTCTGCCCGGCGCCGTCGACTTCGTGGACCGGTACGTCGACGCGCTCGAGCCCGTCCTCGCCGGGTACCTGGCGGAGGAGAAGCGCTACGTGACGATCGCGGTCGGCTGCACCGGCGGCAAGCACCGGTCGGTCGCGATCAGCGAGGCCATCGCCGAGCGGCTGCGGTCCCGGGGGCAGCGCGTCACCGTGGCGGCGCGCGACCTCGGCAAGGAATGA